In one Corynebacterium bovis DSM 20582 = CIP 54.80 genomic region, the following are encoded:
- a CDS encoding 3-hydroxyacyl-CoA dehydrogenase produces the protein MADTTTISSVTVLGAGVLGAQIAFQAAYAGFDVVSYDINDDALAAARDRFDRTEGYYRREVDGADDSTLAAARDRLTQSADLAAAVSAADLVIEAVPETLDLKREVWGSVGDAAPEGAVFTTNTSTLRPSDFAGASGREERFLALHFANHIWVNRTAEVMPTPATDGGVFDTVVQFARDMGMEPVVLKKEQPGYVLNSLLVPFLEAGQRLWADDVADPHEIDRDWRMSTGSPMGPFQGMDVIGLRTVHQIAEEHADETGDDLLREAARRLQEEYLDQGLTGQESGQGFYRYTDDGSVATDPGTGTSDEH, from the coding sequence ATGGCAGACACCACAACTATTTCCTCCGTCACCGTTCTCGGTGCCGGGGTCCTCGGCGCGCAGATCGCCTTCCAGGCCGCCTACGCGGGTTTCGACGTCGTGAGTTACGACATCAACGACGACGCCCTCGCCGCGGCCCGCGACCGCTTCGACCGGACCGAGGGCTACTACCGCCGCGAGGTCGACGGTGCGGACGACTCGACCCTCGCCGCCGCCCGCGACCGCCTCACCCAGAGCGCGGACCTCGCCGCGGCCGTCTCCGCCGCGGACCTCGTCATCGAGGCCGTCCCGGAGACCCTCGACCTCAAGCGCGAGGTGTGGGGGTCCGTCGGGGACGCCGCCCCGGAGGGTGCGGTCTTCACGACGAACACCTCCACCCTCCGGCCGAGCGACTTCGCCGGGGCCTCCGGGCGGGAGGAGCGCTTCCTCGCCCTCCACTTCGCCAACCACATCTGGGTGAACCGCACCGCCGAGGTCATGCCGACCCCCGCGACGGACGGCGGGGTCTTCGACACCGTCGTGCAGTTCGCCCGGGACATGGGCATGGAGCCGGTGGTGCTCAAGAAGGAGCAGCCGGGCTACGTGCTGAACTCCCTGCTCGTCCCGTTCCTTGAGGCCGGTCAGCGGCTGTGGGCGGACGACGTCGCGGACCCGCACGAGATCGACCGGGACTGGCGGATGTCCACCGGCTCGCCGATGGGCCCGTTCCAGGGCATGGACGTCATCGGCCTGCGTACGGTCCACCAGATCGCGGAGGAGCACGCGGACGAGACGGGCGACGACCTGCTGCGGGAGGCCGCCCGCCGGCTGCAGGAGGAGTACCTCGACCAGGGCCTCACGGGCCAGGAGTCCGGACAGGGCTTCTACCGCTACACCGACGACGGGTCGGTCGCCACCGACCCGGGG